The proteins below come from a single Candidatus Schekmanbacteria bacterium RIFCSPLOWO2_02_FULL_38_14 genomic window:
- a CDS encoding anthranilate synthase component I codes for MFYPDFKEFKKKAKEGNLIPVYKEIYADMETPVSAFCKIDDGDFSFLLESVEGGEKWARYSFLGSSPSMIFKSKGNKITIISDNKEKSFEGENDPLSALRNIMGGYKAVKVQGLPRFFGGAVGFIGYDFVKFFEKLPDCTKDELNLPDAFFMLTDTLLIFDNVSHKIKIVSNCYVDGKKSLEKLYENAQKKITNLIDKLKKKNVQKTWFEQKSSSGNIKPKSNFSKKSFEKMVNKAKEYIKRGDLIQVVLSQRMKTKISKSPFDVYRALRIVNPSPYMFYLKMKEFCMVGSSPEVLVRVEDKKVELRPIAGTRKRGETEQEDIKLENELLRDAKERAEHIMLVDLGRNDLGRIAKTGSVEVNELMIVERYSHVMHIVSNVRGILAEGKNAFDVVRACFPAGTVTGAPKVRAMEIIEELEPTKRGPYAGAVGYFSFTGNMDTCITIRTLFFKNNEVYIQAGAGIVFDSKPELEYKETINKAKAMVKALELANG; via the coding sequence ATGTTCTATCCTGATTTCAAAGAGTTTAAGAAAAAGGCAAAAGAGGGGAATCTTATTCCTGTCTACAAGGAAATATATGCTGACATGGAAACCCCTGTGTCAGCCTTCTGCAAGATAGACGACGGAGATTTCTCATTCCTCCTTGAAAGTGTTGAAGGTGGCGAGAAATGGGCGCGCTATTCATTTCTCGGATCAAGTCCCTCTATGATATTTAAAAGCAAGGGAAATAAAATAACGATAATCTCTGATAACAAGGAAAAAAGCTTTGAAGGTGAAAATGACCCTTTATCTGCTCTAAGAAATATCATGGGAGGATATAAGGCAGTAAAGGTGCAGGGGCTTCCAAGGTTTTTTGGCGGAGCAGTCGGTTTTATAGGATATGATTTTGTAAAATTCTTTGAAAAACTTCCTGATTGCACAAAGGATGAATTGAATCTTCCCGATGCATTTTTTATGTTAACAGATACCCTGCTGATTTTTGATAATGTAAGCCATAAGATAAAAATTGTATCAAATTGCTATGTTGACGGGAAAAAGAGCCTTGAGAAATTGTATGAGAATGCACAGAAAAAAATAACAAATCTAATAGATAAACTGAAGAAAAAGAATGTTCAGAAAACATGGTTTGAACAAAAGAGTTCTTCTGGAAATATAAAACCTAAATCAAATTTCAGCAAAAAATCTTTTGAGAAAATGGTTAACAAGGCAAAAGAATATATAAAAAGAGGAGATTTGATTCAGGTTGTTCTTTCCCAGAGGATGAAAACAAAAATCAGTAAATCGCCTTTTGATGTTTACAGGGCATTGAGAATAGTGAATCCTTCCCCGTATATGTTTTACCTGAAGATGAAAGAGTTCTGTATGGTTGGGTCATCTCCCGAGGTACTTGTGAGGGTTGAGGATAAAAAAGTTGAACTTAGACCAATTGCCGGAACAAGGAAAAGAGGCGAGACAGAACAGGAAGACATAAAGCTTGAGAATGAGCTTCTCAGAGATGCAAAAGAGAGGGCAGAGCATATAATGCTTGTTGATCTTGGCAGAAATGATTTGGGAAGAATAGCAAAGACCGGAAGCGTTGAGGTAAATGAGCTGATGATTGTAGAGAGATATTCCCATGTAATGCATATAGTTTCAAATGTGAGAGGAATACTTGCTGAGGGGAAAAATGCTTTTGATGTTGTCAGGGCTTGTTTTCCTGCAGGTACAGTAACAGGCGCTCCAAAGGTAAGAGCCATGGAAATCATTGAGGAATTAGAGCCGACAAAAAGAGGTCCCTATGCAGGAGCTGTCGGGTATTTCAGTTTTACCGGAAACATGGACACCTGCATAACAATAAGGACGCTATTTTTTAAAAACAATGAGGTTTATATTCAGGCAGGTGCAGGTATTGTGTTTGATTCAAAACCTGAGCTTGAATATAAGGAGACAATTAATAAGGCAAAAGCAATGGTTAAGGCTTTGGAATTGGCAAATGGGTAG
- a CDS encoding uracil-DNA glycosylase, producing the protein MKKLRHDIGDCKRCKLHPTRKNLVFGTGDLNSELIFVGEAPGADEDIQGEPFVGRAGELLTKIIKSMGYDRKDVYIANIIKCRPPNNRNPEADEIKTCEPFLMKQLSIIKPKVICALGTFAAQTLLKTQDRISLLRGRFHIYEGIKLMPTFHPAYLLRNQNEKKVVWEDVKLIMKELGKKIS; encoded by the coding sequence ATTAAAAAACTCAGACACGATATCGGAGACTGTAAACGCTGTAAGCTGCATCCAACAAGAAAAAACCTTGTCTTTGGAACCGGTGATTTAAACTCCGAGCTTATCTTTGTTGGCGAGGCACCCGGAGCTGATGAAGATATTCAGGGTGAACCATTTGTCGGAAGGGCTGGAGAACTTCTGACTAAAATTATCAAGTCAATGGGTTATGACAGAAAAGATGTTTACATTGCAAATATAATAAAATGCAGACCTCCCAACAACCGTAATCCGGAAGCGGATGAGATAAAAACATGCGAGCCATTTCTTATGAAACAGCTCTCAATTATAAAACCAAAGGTAATATGTGCGCTCGGAACCTTTGCCGCTCAAACTCTATTAAAAACTCAGGATAGAATATCTCTCCTTCGCGGCAGGTTTCATATATATGAAGGAATTAAATTAATGCCAACCTTTCACCCTGCCTATCTCCTGAGAAACCAGAATGAAAAGAAAGTCGTTTGGGAAGATGTTAAGCTTATTATGAAAGAACTAGGAAAGAAAATCAGCTAA
- the ihfA gene encoding integration host factor subunit alpha (This protein is one of the two subunits of integration host factor, a specific DNA-binding protein that functions in genetic recombination as well as in transcriptional and translational control) translates to MTREDLKDKVREDLGLTKQEASEVVEGVIDTIRNALSEGEEIIISGFGKFAVRTKRRRTGRNPKTGKEYDISSRKVVSFKPSKIFKDLLNTK, encoded by the coding sequence ATGACAAGAGAAGACTTGAAAGACAAGGTGAGAGAAGATCTCGGCCTGACAAAACAGGAAGCATCAGAAGTTGTGGAAGGAGTAATAGATACAATAAGGAATGCGTTGAGTGAAGGAGAGGAAATCATAATAAGCGGATTTGGAAAATTTGCTGTACGTACAAAAAGAAGAAGAACCGGAAGGAACCCAAAAACCGGCAAGGAATATGATATTTCTTCAAGAAAAGTAGTAAGTTTTAAACCTTCGAAAATTTTTAAAGATCTTTTAAATACAAAATAG